In uncultured Methanobacterium sp., a genomic segment contains:
- a CDS encoding MarR family transcriptional regulator — MNQELELVESMDKLSDLMRKFQTQLRTGDLKEYTLRQLYYIELIDKNQGISVSELSKKLDVKKSTVSVAINQLIDLGIVIKIQSNSDKRFYSLQLTPKGNQIMEMHKQVHKNTIKKISKILNPEEVEIFVKIVNKITISELGFSK; from the coding sequence ATGAATCAGGAGCTTGAACTGGTAGAATCAATGGATAAACTGAGCGATTTAATGAGAAAATTCCAAACACAACTTCGAACTGGAGATCTAAAAGAATACACCCTACGGCAACTGTACTACATAGAACTTATCGACAAAAACCAGGGAATAAGTGTTTCTGAACTATCCAAAAAACTGGATGTGAAAAAATCAACGGTGTCAGTGGCCATCAACCAGTTAATCGATCTTGGAATTGTGATCAAAATTCAATCCAACTCAGATAAACGTTTTTACTCTCTGCAGTTAACACCTAAAGGCAATCAAATAATGGAAATGCACAAACAGGTCCATAAAAACACAATAAAAAAGATTTCTAAGATTTTAAACCCTGAAGAAGTTGAAATTTTCGTGAAAATTGTAAACAAAATAACCATTTCCGAGTTAGGGTTTTCAAAATAA
- a CDS encoding OB-fold nucleic acid binding domain-containing protein — protein MREMSQEIKDEYEKIKDKISYEDFLKKMEEYKKENADVSFIDDISIAHMVVGDYITEKNEPTEEIKDFWKIEELETGKQHINLLGRVMSISNVKKFTSKRGKEGKLANLIIADDTGRIRVVFWTENIKLLDKFQEGDVVQINDVEIKQGFRDDEAHLNIQSTLEKLNSTDYPNLPPYNDKITPLNDIKGDMEVNVIARVIRIPRVRSFDRNGRDGKVASLELQDDSGSMQFTLWNKDTNLIDDLELKEGDAIKVLGAQSRVRNGEVSLSHSWIGRIVKGEFDVPEYHEDILKIGDTHEMRNVTLVGLVNKVYDTITFERDDGTTGKVKSMELQDDTGAIRLTLWNEDTEIETKKGDILKIIGGNIEFDDYSGTNYRINTNWNTKLINNPPIDQKMKDVLDEVGKYIKPLKINELDSIEDDGEEVDIIGRVVNLYEPNEFQRDDGTSGLVKTVEIADDTGMVRISLWDNKAEHPMKEGDAIKIENARTRLGDYQVDLSVGKTSRLIEPTEDEIKDLPSLKDVESMIYQTKKIHELVEGDRDVSLFGRVLSVAEPTQFTKSDGSTGIVRSMEIADDSGVVRVSLWDDQANTLFKEGEAVKIENPRVNLRNNNIELSVGRTTIITKPEEDEVSVPSLDEIEGKLYPSKNIGDIEEGDQSIKVTGEVVDIRGSKILFEMCPNCNKRVNWVDNAYICDICGEEIKKPNMLMIISLMLEDDTGTISITFFRKSAEEVLGMTTSEAEEIIATTGDEGSLEEKVGDLVGRQITVIADASFDEYNEEVRLNARKMVDVKL, from the coding sequence ATGAGGGAAATGAGCCAAGAGATAAAGGACGAATATGAGAAGATTAAGGATAAAATCTCATATGAAGACTTCTTGAAAAAGATGGAAGAATATAAAAAAGAAAACGCAGACGTAAGCTTTATCGACGATATTAGTATAGCTCATATGGTAGTAGGAGATTATATCACCGAAAAAAATGAGCCCACGGAAGAAATAAAAGATTTTTGGAAGATCGAAGAGTTAGAAACCGGCAAACAACATATAAATCTACTGGGACGAGTAATGAGCATTTCCAATGTTAAAAAATTCACCAGTAAGAGAGGTAAAGAAGGAAAATTAGCAAATTTAATCATTGCCGACGATACTGGGCGAATAAGAGTTGTTTTCTGGACTGAAAACATCAAATTACTGGATAAATTCCAGGAAGGTGATGTGGTTCAAATCAATGATGTGGAAATAAAACAGGGGTTCCGTGATGATGAAGCCCACCTAAACATACAATCCACCCTGGAAAAGCTAAACTCGACCGATTATCCAAATTTACCCCCATATAATGATAAAATAACTCCTTTAAATGATATCAAGGGAGATATGGAAGTAAATGTGATTGCACGCGTCATTAGAATTCCCCGGGTAAGGTCATTTGATAGGAACGGCCGTGACGGTAAAGTAGCCTCACTGGAATTGCAGGATGATAGTGGCAGTATGCAGTTCACCCTGTGGAACAAAGACACCAACCTAATTGATGATCTGGAACTGAAAGAAGGCGATGCCATCAAGGTGCTGGGAGCTCAAAGCAGAGTTCGCAACGGAGAAGTATCCTTAAGCCACTCCTGGATTGGGAGGATAGTAAAGGGAGAATTTGACGTTCCAGAATACCATGAAGACATTCTAAAAATCGGAGACACACATGAAATGAGGAATGTCACCCTGGTGGGACTGGTTAACAAAGTTTATGACACCATAACCTTCGAAAGAGATGATGGTACCACTGGAAAAGTGAAATCCATGGAATTACAGGATGATACTGGAGCTATTCGCCTTACACTATGGAATGAAGACACTGAAATCGAGACCAAAAAGGGAGACATTCTGAAAATCATTGGCGGAAACATTGAATTCGACGATTATTCAGGTACCAATTACAGGATTAACACCAACTGGAACACCAAACTCATCAACAACCCCCCAATAGACCAAAAAATGAAAGATGTCTTGGATGAAGTTGGAAAATACATCAAACCTCTGAAAATCAACGAGTTAGATAGTATAGAGGATGATGGAGAAGAAGTAGACATTATTGGACGCGTGGTCAATCTATATGAACCTAACGAGTTCCAGCGGGATGATGGTACCTCCGGCTTGGTTAAAACAGTAGAAATTGCCGACGACACTGGAATGGTGCGAATCTCTCTGTGGGATAATAAAGCAGAACATCCAATGAAAGAAGGAGATGCGATTAAAATAGAAAACGCACGCACCCGTCTTGGTGATTACCAGGTGGATCTCAGTGTGGGTAAAACTTCCAGACTAATTGAACCCACCGAAGATGAGATAAAAGATTTACCATCACTAAAAGATGTTGAATCAATGATCTACCAGACTAAGAAGATCCACGAGCTAGTTGAAGGCGACCGAGATGTGAGCCTCTTCGGCAGGGTTTTAAGCGTGGCAGAACCCACCCAGTTCACCAAAAGTGATGGCAGCACAGGCATAGTTCGTTCAATGGAAATTGCCGATGACAGCGGAGTGGTTCGAGTTTCACTCTGGGATGATCAGGCCAACACATTATTTAAAGAAGGGGAAGCAGTAAAAATCGAGAATCCTCGGGTTAACCTTAGAAATAATAATATAGAGCTCAGCGTAGGCAGAACTACCATTATAACCAAACCAGAAGAAGATGAGGTATCGGTTCCCAGTTTGGATGAGATAGAAGGAAAATTATATCCCTCCAAGAATATTGGGGATATTGAGGAAGGGGACCAGAGTATAAAGGTAACTGGAGAAGTGGTGGACATTCGCGGTAGCAAGATACTGTTTGAAATGTGCCCCAACTGTAACAAAAGAGTTAACTGGGTGGATAATGCTTACATCTGCGATATCTGTGGTGAAGAAATCAAAAAACCAAACATGTTAATGATCATCAGCCTCATGCTGGAGGATGACACTGGC